The proteins below come from a single Ochotona princeps isolate mOchPri1 chromosome 6, mOchPri1.hap1, whole genome shotgun sequence genomic window:
- the LOC101518351 gene encoding large ribosomal subunit protein uL29-like, which yields MAKIKARDLRGKKKEEVLKQLDDLKVELLQLRVAKVTGGATSKLSKIRVVHKSVARVLTVINQTQKENLRKFYKSKKYKTLDLRPKKTSAMHRRHNKHEKNLKTKQQQQERAAVPAA from the coding sequence ATGGCCAAGATCAAGGCTCGGGACCTCCGCggcaagaagaaggaggaggtaCTGAAGCAGCTGGACGACCTCAAAGTGGAGCTGTTGCAGCTGCGCGTCGCCAAGGTCACCGGCGGCGCGACGTCCAAGCTGTCCAAGATCCGCGTTGTCCACAAGTCCGTCGCCCGGGTGCTCACGGTCATCAACCAGACTCAGAAAGAAAACCTGAGGAAGTTCTACAAGAGCAAGAAGTACAAGACCCTGGATCTGCGGCCCAAGAAGACAAGCGCCATGCACCGCCGTCACAACAAACACGAGAAGAACCTCAAgaccaagcagcagcagcaggaaagagCGGCTGTACCCGCTGCGTAA